The Pseudomonas sp. LFM046 region GGGACGACGGCGAGCAAACCCGTTGCGACATCGCTCTGGCCTTCGAGCAGGCCGTGGTGGAGACTCTCACCATCAAGTGCAAGCGCGCCCTGAAACAGACCGGTCTGAAACGCCTGGTAATTGCTGGCGGGGTAAGTGCCAACCAGTCGCTGCGCCAGTCTCTCGGCAAAATGCTGGGGGACCTCAAGGGGGAGGTGTTCTATGCGCGGCCGCGTTTCTGCACCGACAACGGCGCGATGATCGCCTACGCCGGTTGCCAGCGTTTGCTGGCGGGGCAGCAGGATGGTCCGGCGATTGCCGTACAGGCGCGCTGGCCGATGGAGCAGCTGCCAGCGGTCTGACAGCCAGCTGAGTCGTTTTCACCAACGCCAGTCAGAAATGTCGTTCGCGTCCCGCGAAAAGGTCGCGTAGATTGCCGCGATGACGCCAGACGATGAGCGCGGTCAGCGCGGTCATCGGCAGGAGCGCGCCGGGCTGTTGCCAGGCCAGTAGTGGCAGGGTCAGCGGCGTGGCGATCAGCGCGGCCAGCGAGCTGGTGCGGGTCAGGTAGAAGGTCAGCAGCCAGACGCAGATGGCCAGCAGTGCGGCCGGTGGATAGAGCCCCAGCAGCATGCCGGCGGCGGTGGCGACGCCCTTGCCACCACGGAAACGGAAGTACAGGGGATACAGGTGCCCGAGCACCGCGGCGAGGCCGACCCAAGCCTGCTGCTGGATGCCCAGGCCGCAAAGAGCGGCGACCACCACCGGCAACAGGCCTTTGGCCAGGTCGCCGAGCAGGGTCAGGATCGCCAGCTTCTTTCCCGCCACCCGCAGCATATTGGTGGCACCAGGGTTGCCGGAGCCCTGGGCACGTGGATCGACCGTGCCGAACAGACGGCTGAGCAGAATGGCGAAGGACAACGATCCGAGCAGGTAGGCGAGAGCCGCCAGCAGCCAAAACATGGTTTCCATTCCGGGGCGAGGAAGTCCCGATTCTAGCGGGGCAGCACTGACGTGGACACGGTTTTCATCGAGGGTCTGGAGGTCGACACCGTAATCGGTGCCTATGACTGGGAGCGGAGCATTCGCCAATGCCTGCGCCTGGACCTGCAGCTGGGCTGGGACAACCGCCCGGCCGCCGAGGGCGACGATCTCGACAAGGCGCTCGATTACGCTTCCGTGTCCCAGCGCATCCAGGCCTTTGCCGCCGAAGCCCAGTTCCTGCTGGTCGAGACCTTCGCCGAGCGCCTGGTTGCGGTCCTGATGGCCGAGTTCAACATTCCCTGGATTCGCCTGAAACTGCACAAGCCCGGCGCCGTGCCGGCGGCGAGCAGCGTTGGCGTGGAGATCGAGCGCGGATGTCGCTGACCTCTATCTACCTCGGCCTCGGCAGCAACATCGACCGCGAGCGCAACTTGACCGCCGGCCTTGAAGCCCTGACGGGTTTCCTCCAGGACATTCGGTGCTCACCCGTGTTCGAGAGCCTGCCCGTAGGCATCAAGAGCGGGAATTTCTTCAATTTCGTGGTGGCGGCCCGTACCGAGCTGTCGCTGCACGAGCTGGATCGCCGGCTAAAGGAGATCGAGGCTGACAACGGTCGATATGCTCCGGGCCGCAAGGGCCTGCCGCTGGATATCGATGTACTGCTCTTTGGCGATCGCGTGGGTAACTTTGATGGCTTGGTCCTGCCGCGCCCCGAGGTCCTGAAGAATGCCTTCGTGCTGTGGCCGCTGGCATTGCTGGCGCCCGAAGTGCGACACCCGGGGGATGGGCGGACGTTCGCCGAGCTCTGGGAAAGTGCCAGTATCCCGCAGACGCTGTGGCCCGCCTCCTTCAGCTGGCACGGCGAAGAGCTGACGCCTCCGGCACTGCTTCAGGCCTTCCCGCCGCTCTCCTTGTAAGCCTTCAGCACCTTGAGTCGCTCGTTCTTGAGCGCCTCGCCCAATTCGGCGCCTTTGAAGCCCTTTTCCAGCAACGGTTGAACCGCCACGGCACGGGCGGCGGCGGCTGCGCCCAGCAGGTAGGTTGATTGCGGGTACTCGCGCTGTTCCAGGCCGGTACGGCCACGAGCGTCCATTTCGCTGGCGGCGACGAACTCCTCGAAGCGCTGGGGGCGGCGGTAGACGTCGAAGCTCTGCAGCAGCTCCAGCAGCGTCGAGGCCCGAAGTTCCAAGGCTCGGTGGGCGTGGGTGTGGTACTCGCCCACCAGTAGCGCCAGTTCCTGACAATCGCGAGGCGCCTTGCAGCGCTCGTTCACCGCCTTGATCAGATTCAGCCCGCGCTTTTCGTGGGCGATGTGCTGCGGCCACTCTTCTTCCGGGGTCGCACCCTTGCCCAGATCGTGGAGCAGGCAGGCCCAACGCACGGTCAGCGGCTGGTCGTGCTCAGCGCACTGGCGCAGGACCGCGAGCACATGGATGCCGGAATCCACTTCCGGGTGATGCTGCTCCGGCTGGGGCACACCGAACAGGCGGTCCAGCTCGGGCATCCAGGCGGCAAGGGCGCCGCTGTCGCGCAGCACCTGGATGAACACATCCGGGCGAGGCTCCATCAGGGCCCGGGAAATTTCCTTCCAGCTGCGCTCCGGGGTGAGGGCGTCCAGTTCGCCGGACTCGGCAATCGTCCGCATCAGCTCCAGGGTTTCGTCGGCTACGGTGAAACCAAGTGGCGCGTAACGCGCGGCGAAGCGTGCCACCCGCAGCACCCGCAGCGGGTCCTCGGCGAAGGCGGGGGAGACATGGCGCAGCAGGCGATTTTCCAGATCCTTCTGCCCGCCGTAGGGGTCGATCACATGGCCTTCCCCGTCTTCTGCCATGGCGTTGACGGTGAGGTCGCGGCGGATCAGGTCCTGCTCCAGGGTCACGTCGGGGCTGGCGTAGAAGGTGAAGCCGCCATAGCCGCGACCGCTCTTGCGCTCGGTGCGGGCAAGGGCGTACTCCTCGCCGGTCGTGGGGTGCAGAAATACCGGGAAGTCCGCGCCTACCGGGCGGAAACCCTTCTCCAGCATTTCGTCGGCAGTGGCGCCCACCACCACCCAGTCGTTTTCGGTCACTGGACGACCCAACAGGCGGTCGCGAACCGCACCACCTACTTTGTATATCTGCATGGCTTGCCTCCGTGGCTGCGGAGGATAGCAGCCTAGCGGGCTGTGGGAACCTGCCCCACCAGGGCACGTGTGGCGCTCTCCAGCAGTTCCTCGCTGTCCCAGGAGGGGCTGAGGCCGGTGCTGGCCAGGCCTTCCCAGAGGACGTTGCCTGTCGGGTCGGTCAGGCGCAGGCGCAGGGTGCCGGTTTCATCCCGCAGACGGTGGATGGCCTGGTAAGGGCCGAGGGGGCTCGGGGGCGCCTGGTTGACCTTGAATTCCAGCGGCTGGTCGGTCACCGCAAGCCAGTAGTAAACCCGCAGCTGGGCGTCGCTGGCGGCCCGGTAGCCGCGCCCTTCCAGGCCCTGGCGAAGCAGTGTGGCGAGCTGGGCATAGCGCTCGTGGTGGGGCAGTTCGCCGTTTACCGCCTGCTCCGGCGAAATCAGCTCGAAGCTCCCGCGGCCGGCCAGTTCGGCCGTGG contains the following coding sequences:
- the folK gene encoding 2-amino-4-hydroxy-6-hydroxymethyldihydropteridine diphosphokinase; translated protein: MSLTSIYLGLGSNIDRERNLTAGLEALTGFLQDIRCSPVFESLPVGIKSGNFFNFVVAARTELSLHELDRRLKEIEADNGRYAPGRKGLPLDIDVLLFGDRVGNFDGLVLPRPEVLKNAFVLWPLALLAPEVRHPGDGRTFAELWESASIPQTLWPASFSWHGEELTPPALLQAFPPLSL
- a CDS encoding multifunctional CCA addition/repair protein — its product is MQIYKVGGAVRDRLLGRPVTENDWVVVGATADEMLEKGFRPVGADFPVFLHPTTGEEYALARTERKSGRGYGGFTFYASPDVTLEQDLIRRDLTVNAMAEDGEGHVIDPYGGQKDLENRLLRHVSPAFAEDPLRVLRVARFAARYAPLGFTVADETLELMRTIAESGELDALTPERSWKEISRALMEPRPDVFIQVLRDSGALAAWMPELDRLFGVPQPEQHHPEVDSGIHVLAVLRQCAEHDQPLTVRWACLLHDLGKGATPEEEWPQHIAHEKRGLNLIKAVNERCKAPRDCQELALLVGEYHTHAHRALELRASTLLELLQSFDVYRRPQRFEEFVAASEMDARGRTGLEQREYPQSTYLLGAAAAARAVAVQPLLEKGFKGAELGEALKNERLKVLKAYKESGGKA
- a CDS encoding DUF4136 domain-containing protein, whose protein sequence is MRLFLVLLLCLALATCSTSIPKIHILQPATAELAGRGSFELISPEQAVNGELPHHERYAQLATLLRQGLEGRGYRAASDAQLRVYYWLAVTDQPLEFKVNQAPPSPLGPYQAIHRLRDETGTLRLRLTDPTGNVLWEGLASTGLSPSWDSEELLESATRALVGQVPTAR
- the folB gene encoding dihydroneopterin aldolase: MDTVFIEGLEVDTVIGAYDWERSIRQCLRLDLQLGWDNRPAAEGDDLDKALDYASVSQRIQAFAAEAQFLLVETFAERLVAVLMAEFNIPWIRLKLHKPGAVPAASSVGVEIERGCR
- the plsY gene encoding glycerol-3-phosphate 1-O-acyltransferase PlsY; translated protein: MFWLLAALAYLLGSLSFAILLSRLFGTVDPRAQGSGNPGATNMLRVAGKKLAILTLLGDLAKGLLPVVVAALCGLGIQQQAWVGLAAVLGHLYPLYFRFRGGKGVATAAGMLLGLYPPAALLAICVWLLTFYLTRTSSLAALIATPLTLPLLAWQQPGALLPMTALTALIVWRHRGNLRDLFAGRERHF